Genomic segment of Verrucomicrobium sp.:
TCGTGGCGGCGGTGCCGACGATTCCGGCGGTGGCCGCGGCCAGGACGCCCGCGCCGATCAGCATGCCGTCAAAGGAGAGAACGGCGCCCCGCGTCAGAAAATCGGTCACCGCCGGGTGCTGGGCGGCGTTGCGTTCCGCGCCCTCGACCAGGCCGCGCGCCACTCCCCCCAGGATCAGGGAGCTGGGGACGGCACAGAGCCAGGTCTGGACGGCCTTGTCGAAAACGGCGTCGGTCACGCGGTCGAATTTGGCGAGAAACGTTTCCCCTTTAAGCTGTGCGTCGTTGGTGTGTCCCATGGTGTCCCTTTAGGTTGTGTTGAGAGTAATTCGGCTATTTCCGCCGCTCGGCCCCCCAAAAAGCTAGTCCGCCCGGACCCAGAGAGTCCGCGCCCCCTCGCCCGGGGGCAGGTCTTCCTGGGCGGGGACGGGGAGCGGCTTCACCTTCCGGCCCGCCTGGCGGGCGGCGGTTTCGGCCCAGTCGGCCAGGTCGTTCCGGGTCAGGGTGGAGAGATTCGTCGAGAGGAGGAGGTGGCCGCCCGTTTCCAATAGGCCCAGGGCCTGCGCGGCCATTTCCGGCAGCTCGTCCTGGACGCGGAAGACCTTTCCCTCCGGCGTCCGGGCGAAGCTGGGCGGGTCGAGGATGACGGCGGCGAAGCGGCTGTTCCGCCGCTCCTGGCGGTGGAGGCTTTCCCGCACGTCGTCCGGCCAGAAGCGGTGGGCCTGCGGGTCGAGGCCGTTGAGGGCGAAGTTCTCCTTCCCCCAGGCCAGGGCCTTCGGCGCCACGTCGACGCTGACCGTCTCCGCGCCGCCCGCCGCCGCGGCGACGGAAAAGGCGCAGGTGTAGGCGAAGCCGTTGAAGACCGTCGCCGCGCCCAGCTCCCGCAGGAAGCGGCGGTTCTCCCGCTGGTCCAGGAAGAGGCCGCAGGAGTAGCCCGCGCCGAAGTCGATCCGGTAGGAGAGCCCGTTTTCCAGGGCCACGGTCCGGCGGTCGGCGGCGGGATCGCCCTCCAGGAGGGCGTAGGGTTCCGGGCCCGGCTTGGCCTGCAGGATCTTTCGGAAAACGCGCGCGGCGGCGAAGCCCTCCCGCCCGGCCCAGGCGCGGTAGGCTTCCAGGAGGGCGGGCGCGTCGGCCTCCCGCTCCACGGAGAGGAGGACGTCGCCGCCGAAGCGCTCGACGGTGCCGCCGGGCGCGGTGTGGATCCGGTAGAGGGTGGTCCCCTCCGCTTCGAGCCGCGCGCGGAGGGAGGGGGAAATCCAACTCAAAGGGTGGGAACCGCCGCTAATAGGCGTCGGGTGTATTCGTGCTGCGGGTTGCGGTAGAGCTCCTCCGCCGGGGCGGCCTCCACGATCTTTCCCCGGTGCATGACCAGCATGGTGTCGGAGAGGTGCTCGACGACGGCCAGGTCGTGCGCGATGAAGAGGTAGGCCAGGCCGAGCTTTTCCTGCAGGTCCTGGAGGAGGTTGATGATCTGGGCCTGGACGGAGACGTCCAGGGCGCTGACCGGCTCGTCGCAGACGATGAGGTCGGGCTCCACCGCCAGGGCGCGGGCGATGCCGATGCGCTGGCGCTGGCCGCCGGAGAACTGGTGCGGGTAGCGGGCCAGGTGCTCCGCCTTGAGGCCGACGCTTTCCAAAAGCTGCGCCACGCGGTCCCGCCGCTGGCCGGGGGTCATGGCGGGGAAGTGGATCTCCAGCGCCTCGCCGACGATCTGCTCCACGCGCATGCGGGGGTTGAGGGAGTGAAAGGGGTCCTGGAAGATCATCTGGATCTTCTTCCGGTAGGGCAGGAAGCGGCGGGCGGAGAGGCCGTCGATCCGCGCCCCCTCGTAAAGGACTTCGCCGGAGGTGACCGGGGCCAGGCCGACGATGGCGCGGCCGATCGTCGTCTTGCCGCTGCCGCTCTCCCCGACGAGGCCGACGGTCTTCCCTTTCTCCACGGTGAAGGAGACGCCGTCGACGGCGCGGACCGGCTCCCCCTGCTTGGAGAACCAGCCGCCGCGCGCGGGGTAGTGGACCCGCAGGTCCTTGACTTCCAGGAGGGGGGCGCTCATGCGGAAAGCTGGGCGTAGTCGATGGTGGTGAGCCGCTCCCGCTGCTGGCCCAGGCGCGGCACGCAGGCGATGAGGGCCTTCGTGTAGGGGTGCTGCGGGTTTTCCAGGACCTGCCGGGCCTCCCCGCGCTCCACGATCTTGCCGCGGAACATGACCAGCACCTCGTCCGCGAAGTCCTTGATGATGCCGAAATTGTGGGTGATGAGGACGACGGCCATCTGCCGCTTGGCCTTGATCTCCTTCAGGAGGGAGAGGATCTGCGCCTGGATGGTGACGTCCAGGGCGGTCGTCGGCTCGTCGGCGATGAGGATCTGGGGCTGGCAGGCCAGCGCCATGGCGATCATGACCCGCTGCTGCATGCCGCCGGAAAGCTCGTGCGGGTAGGCGCGGGCGCGGGCGGCGGGATCGACGATGCCGACGTCGGCCAGCGCCTGGACGACCTCCGCGCGGACCTGCGCGCGGGAGAGGCCGGGCCGGTGGAGGCGGATCGCCTCCGCGATCTGCGCGCCGACGGGGTAGACCGGGTTCAGGGAGGTGGAGGGCTCCTGGAAGATGTAGGCGATCTGCTTGCCCCGCAGGCGGCGCAGCTCTTCCGGGGAGGCGTGGAGGACGCTGCGCCCCTCGAAGAGGATCGACCCGCCCCGGTAGACGGCGGGCGGGGTGGGGAGGAGCCGGGTCATGGCCAGGGCGGTGACGCTCTTGCCGCTGCCGCTTTCGCCGACGATGGCGACGGTCCGCCCGTCGGCGATGGAGAAGGAAACCCCGTCGACCGCGCGGGTCTCCCGCCCGTCGGAGACGAAATCGATGGTCAGGTTTTCGACCTTGAGCAGGGTGTGGAAGTCGCTCATCCGGTGGAGGTCACGATGCCATCGACGGCGGTTGACTTACAACCAAATCTCCCCGATACCACGGCATATTTTATGCTTTTACCTGTGAAAGAGATGAAGCTGCTTTGGATCGCCGCGGCGCTTTTGGTCTTCCCCCTTGCGGGCGCTTGGGCCATGCAGGCGTCTTCGGACACGATTGTGACGGCGAATTCCGGCGACGGAGGGGGCGGCGGCGATAGCGGGGGCGGCGGTGGAGGAGGAGGGAGCACGACGACCACGACCACAAGCTCCGGCAGCCACTCCTACGCCATCCACGGCTATTCCCTGGGGGGCTACACCAATGCCATCAACGTCTACTGTTGCCGGATGGGCGGCACGGCCGTGGGGCCGACCGGCGTTTCCTACGGGAACGCGGGGGTCTGGGGCGTCGTCAATCTGGACGAGCTTTCCTACAACTCCGTCACCAACGCC
This window contains:
- a CDS encoding class I SAM-dependent methyltransferase; amino-acid sequence: MSWISPSLRARLEAEGTTLYRIHTAPGGTVERFGGDVLLSVEREADAPALLEAYRAWAGREGFAAARVFRKILQAKPGPEPYALLEGDPAADRRTVALENGLSYRIDFGAGYSCGLFLDQRENRRFLRELGAATVFNGFAYTCAFSVAAAAGGAETVSVDVAPKALAWGKENFALNGLDPQAHRFWPDDVRESLHRQERRNSRFAAVILDPPSFARTPEGKVFRVQDELPEMAAQALGLLETGGHLLLSTNLSTLTRNDLADWAETAARQAGRKVKPLPVPAQEDLPPGEGARTLWVRAD
- a CDS encoding ATP-binding cassette domain-containing protein, with protein sequence MSAPLLEVKDLRVHYPARGGWFSKQGEPVRAVDGVSFTVEKGKTVGLVGESGSGKTTIGRAIVGLAPVTSGEVLYEGARIDGLSARRFLPYRKKIQMIFQDPFHSLNPRMRVEQIVGEALEIHFPAMTPGQRRDRVAQLLESVGLKAEHLARYPHQFSGGQRQRIGIARALAVEPDLIVCDEPVSALDVSVQAQIINLLQDLQEKLGLAYLFIAHDLAVVEHLSDTMLVMHRGKIVEAAPAEELYRNPQHEYTRRLLAAVPTL
- a CDS encoding ABC transporter ATP-binding protein: MSDFHTLLKVENLTIDFVSDGRETRAVDGVSFSIADGRTVAIVGESGSGKSVTALAMTRLLPTPPAVYRGGSILFEGRSVLHASPEELRRLRGKQIAYIFQEPSTSLNPVYPVGAQIAEAIRLHRPGLSRAQVRAEVVQALADVGIVDPAARARAYPHELSGGMQQRVMIAMALACQPQILIADEPTTALDVTIQAQILSLLKEIKAKRQMAVVLITHNFGIIKDFADEVLVMFRGKIVERGEARQVLENPQHPYTKALIACVPRLGQQRERLTTIDYAQLSA